A single genomic interval of Helianthus annuus cultivar XRQ/B chromosome 13, HanXRQr2.0-SUNRISE, whole genome shotgun sequence harbors:
- the LOC110872095 gene encoding protein IQ-DOMAIN 1, with protein sequence MGKKGNWFSSIKKTFSPSSKEKKSQKSEKKGRVEEHPSVPSTSTVENAGTSSDAHPFPPPEEVKPLEVKAEPPQATSGAAPAAASTSAAAAVARYPGISREEVAAIRIQTVFRGYLARRALWGLRGLVRLKAVVEGASVKRQTVNTLKCTQNLCHLQYQVNSRRIRMFEENQARQKQLQRAKEIANMQNGDDWDDSVQSKEVIEAKLLGKYEATMRRERAMAYSFSHQQPWKKPGGTTNMLFMDPANPQWGWSWSERYYKDPVTDHASVKSGITITKSEIAKSYARHQLNSAPTTPRSKAGGSPVASRKPKTGPSPRAYGSGLEANADDDTKSVTSVKSEMHSYRRRSVGSVGAAKSAKAKPLAENGKVVAGSGGGAKKHLSFPAKPRRHSGPPKVEAGIGNGLDQGGAE encoded by the exons ATGGGGAAGAAAGGAAATTGGTTTTCTTCAATTAAGAAGACGTTTAGTCCAAGCtccaaagaaaagaaaagccag AAGTCGGAGAAGAAAGGGCGTGTGGAGGAACATCCTTCAGTACCCTCTACATCGACTGTCGAAAATGCCGGCACTTCTAGTGACGCACATCCATTTCCTCCACCAGAAGAGGTGAAACCGCTTGAGGTGAAGGCTGAGCCGCCACAAGCCACCAGTGGTGCTGCCCCTGCCGCTGCGTCGACATCAGCTGCAGCCGCTGTGGCTCGGTATCCAGGAATATCTAGGGAGGAAGTCGCAGCCATAAGGATTCAAACGGTTTTTCGTGGTTACTTG GCAAGAAGGGCGTTATGGGGTTTGCGAGGGCTTGTTAGGTTGAAAGCGGTGGTCGAAGGGGCAAGTGTCAAGCGGCAAACGGTTAACACACTCAAATGTACTCAAAATTTGTGTCACTTGCAGTACCAAGTAAATTCTAGAAGGATCCGGATGTTTGAGGAGAATCAAGCTCGTCAGAAACAACTCCAACGGGCTAAAGAAATAGCCAACATGCAG AATGGAGATGATTGGGACGATAGCGTGCAGTCTAAAGAGGTGATAGAAGCAAAGCTTTTGGGTAAGTATGAAGCTACTATGCGTAGAGAGCGGGCCATGGCATATTCCTTTTCTCATCAG CAACCTTGGAAGAAACCAGGAGGCACAACAAACATGCTTTTCATGGATCCCGCAAATCCGCAATGGGGTTGGAGTTGGTCAGAGAGATATTATAAAGATCCTGTAACCGATCATGCATCGGTTAAGAGCGGTATCACCATTACTAAAAGCGAAATTGCAAAATCGTATGCTCGTCACCAACTTAATTCCGCCCCAACAACTCCTCGGTCAAAAGCAGGTGGTAGTCCGGTTGCATCACGAAAACCCAAGACCGGTCCTAGCCCACGAGCTTACGGTTCGGGGCTTGAGGCTAACGCTGATGACGACACGAAAAGCGTGACGAGTGTTAAATCCGAGATGCATAGTTACAGAAGGCGTAGTGTGGGGTCTGTGGGGGCCGCTAAGTCAGCAAAGGCGAAACCGCTGGCGGAGAATGGTAAGGTGGTGGCGGGTTCTGGTGGTGGGGCGAAGAAACATCTTTCTTTTCCGGCTAAACCGAGGCGGCATTCGGGGCCACCGAAGGTTGAGGCCGGTATTGGTAATGGATTGGATCAAGGAGGTGCTGAGtga